The genomic window AAGAGAAATACAAAGAGAATGAAAAAGCAGAAACATCAAATGTGTGGGAGCCAGAGATGGGACCAATAAGCCAACACAGGAAAAGAAGCAAAAAGATAAAACGAGAAGGCTGAATTTATTTCCTCGGGAGGACATCTCTTTGGATGAGCATCATTAGCTCTGTAAGTCAGAGGGAGGTTAATGCGACTGTGATCCAAGGCCATGTTCAGTATGACTAAGTCAACAACTGAGGCAAATTTCTCCCACAATCCTGCATTTATTCCTGAACTGTAATCAGGAGGCACGTCAGAGCAGAAAGCAGATAACCCAAACAGCTGAaacagagagggggagagagagagagagagaaacaggagGTCCTCTCAAGACAGGAATGAGCAAAATGATTCTAATGCTAACATCAGACTAAACCCATGGAGCTAGAAAACAGCGCATCACTGCCAGACTGCATTAGAGAGCTAAAGCCACAGTGAAATCCTCAACTCTAATCAGAGACGCCACAGTATCAAACACATGCAAAGACCCGCAAGGCAGGCACCGGAAATCAGTGGGATTGTCATATTGATATCCTCtgcatatacaaacacacatccaCACGCGTCTTCCCACACATTAGAACCCAACCCACTCCACAACTCCACCGTCTGtgtttctccttcttcctctgagGGCTTTCTGCCTTCGTCCCTTATCTATAAAGATAAGCTCCttactgtgttcagtgtgtgttcagtattTTATCAGATGTTTGTGGCCCATATTTGCCGCTAAAAAGATGCTGACATCCTCCCATGAGCCCTTTCTTCATCAGATCCCACTCAACAAACTAGTTCAGTTTGTAACATATGCACTGGTGTTCGTGCTGCTGGGAGTCCGATCAGATTCATATATGAACTCGTAGATACTGAAGGTTTATTACTTTGGTGCCTGATGCATTTGAGGGAGACTCAGGAGGTGATTTGCCTACATTTTCATGTCCTCTACCAAGTGAACCAGACAGGTCGGGATGGTGTGCGCATTTTTAGAGATATAAGATATTTCATGTTACATTGAGACATGGCCTTTTTTCCAAAAGATAAACTCAGAGTAGAATAACAAATAGAACAATGAAAGAAACAGTGATGTGTGAACTTCATCTCAATGGGATGATAGGCAACCCTGACTCACCTCCGGCTGGCTAATCTTCTTTTCTCCAGCTGAAGCCGGGGGCCATACACCCAGCTTTCCAACTGACTGGTGTgctgaaagagagaaaaagaattGAAGTGGGCAAGGGCAGAAAAGGCAAATGAGGCttcttttgtttgtgttctgtacTCTGTGAGCAGTAAAGCCTTTCGAATCAAATTAAGAGTGAACATGGTGAAGGAGCGAGGAGAAATGAAGGGAAATTGAGAGGAATGCGGAGGAACAAGACTTGGACTGTGCACAGGGAAACTAAAATAAGAGGCAGCATAGGATATAAAGGAACCTAAAGAGGCCATAAAATCCTTTGTTCATGAAACAATATTCATCCTTCATTATTAAGCTGTGAGTCATAGACGTATTGTGGCACACCCTGGTCCATTTCACATTAAGTTGAATGGTCAATAGTGGCTGCCAACACTTTATTCatataaagacacaaaaatgtaaaGGGTGCCCTCcctacaaacaaaacacacaaaaacatactcTTGATAAGCACATAATGGCAATAGCAATGACACAGTCCACACACTGTATATTACTTTCTCCTGTTGCCAAAAAATCTCTTCATTTTACCACCAACTAAAAGCAAGTATTGTGCAGTTTTTCAACACTGAATTTAGACTTCATCCCGAAATTGGACCCTTCCATTCTTGCTGACACAATACACTGTGACTTAAGACTCTATGACTCAAGACTTTTCCCACCTCAGCTTTTGCAATTAATATGACACCCTGGATCCTACATTTATTGTGGGGTTTTGaaattgtattttcttgttggcTAGGTTATGGTCTCTGGTGCAAAATTATTACTGCAAACAACTAACACTGGTTTCCAGAGCTGTTTTGAGGTTTTCCACTGACCATGAGAAAAATGAAATAATGTGCTTGCTGGGCTGTTTCAGGAGGTTTTCATCATCTCACAGCAGATATAAAAATTACACACATACCCACCCACAAGCCTATACAAATGCAGTCTGTGTGAGCTTGAGGGAACAAACAGATATACAGTTATACACACAGTTTTATAGACCAACTACTAGTGTACTAACCTGCTGGGGGTCTTGTTACCCCGCTCTGGGACGGGCCAGGTAAGTCAGGAACAGCCAATCCATTCAGTGAAGAAGTAGACAATGTATTACTCTGTGCCTCCATACTGGCTggcctcccccctcctccccctccttctcctccaccacctcctccttgGTCTCCTTTTGTCCCCCTTGTGTCCCCATACAAGTTGATCCTCTGCTTACGAAGCTCCCTTTCCCTCTCTTGAGCTTCCCGGATATCCTGCTCTACTTTAACTAAAGCCGCGGAGGAGCGCAGCTTGAAAAAGGGGTTCTCCTTGGGTACCAGATccttcccttcctcctcctcatcctcttccttTTCCTGCACTATCACTGTAATCCCACTACCACATCCTCCTGAGACAAAAGGAGCACTGGAGTCAGGAGCAGTGATGGCTTCTGTTTTGTTGTGGTAGTGCTGATTATTCTCTAAGATGATGACCGGGCAGTTCGTCCCCTCTGAAAAACTTGGTCCTCTTGCAGGGGGATTAGTGGAAGCCGATCCGTTGTCAGAGTTTGGGTTTTGTGTTGGACTCAGCAGCTCTTTGCTCCTCTGTCCATGGGAGGCTTGCGATGATAAGTCCTCCTGAACCTCCAGGGTGGGATGATCACTGGCAGATGACCAGGATAAGGCTTTGCACTTTGGTAAAATTGCTAAAGTGGACTCACTTGGTTTCTGAAAGGCCTCAAAAAGCTGCTTCCTCTCTTTAAGTAGACGGACTGTACCTTTGTCATAAAAGCCTGGAACTTTTCCAAGCTTGACCAGATCGTCCTCCCTCCGGACCTCCTCGTGGATTTCATGCTGCATCTTTTTGCCTGCATACTCTCTGTCTTTGCCTTGACTTCTCTCACTCTTAGCAGTTGAAGACTGGCAGAGAACAGCTTTTCTCAAAGGGATTTCTACATACTCTGGGGAAGTTGGCCGATTTGGGAGCCCTCTGGATCTTCTCAGGCTGTGTTCACGCTCTATAGCTCTTCGGATCTCCCTCTCAATGGGAGTTTCTTTGAGTACAGTGGCTGGACTGCCTTTAGGGATGGTGGTGCTGCTCTCCAAAGTGCTACATGGAGAGAAGTCCGCTGAAACTCCACTGTCACTCTGGCTGTCATCACATGAGTCGCTCTCCATCCTGCTGCATTTAAAAGACacacacttgtgtttttcttccttCGGCTCCTgagtatggacagattttgaaggTTTTAACAGTCCTCTGGTAGGTTTCTGCCCTGCCGCCTTGTCCGTTTCCAGTCCACTTTCTGTCTGCCCTTCCTCCCCACCTGTTTGTTGGCTTTCTCCCTCTGTCCTTTGCCCCGCCCTACTGTTCCCTTCTCTCACAGCTACAGCACAACCAGAGCCTTGGGCACCTAGTCCGTCTTGATTGGACAGCTCCATGGCAACAGTTGACAAAGGTGGAGAGCCCTGGCTAAGCACCTGTTGTGCAACTTCCTGGTTTGCTCCCCTGGGTGCTGGTTTACATCGGCTTTGTGGTGATAACTCCTCCTGCTGGTTGTCTATGGGAAATGCAGGCACTGTGGCAGCAAAGTCCTGTTCAGTAGAATCAAAGAAACTGCTGCTGATGTCTTCTGCACCTGATTGGAGCTGGCAAAGCGTAAACttcacttcctcttcctcctcacttTCATCAGCATAAGGTGGGGAACTGACAATATGTAAATCATTGAAGTCGTTTCTCTCAGGGGGAAACTGGTGAGCAGTTGAATTTGTTCCAGGAGCTGACAGATTACTTTCAGGTTTGCTGTCGGTAAAACCATCTGGTAAGGAGCTGAGCAGTACAGCAGTCTCCTCTGCTGTCTCACTATCTTGTATCATCTCCTCTGAATCCACAGCTCCATTAATGGGCTCAGTGAACTGATCAGTCTGCCATTCCTGACCACACTGGCTATCAGAAGACACTAAATCATCTGTTGGGTCTGTGATGATGTCAGTGTCACTGATCCATTCAGCCACATCCCCATCTATAGAAAAGCCTTTTTCAGGGCATTCTTCTGGTGATAGGACTCCGAGGGGAGGAGGTGGTGGGAAAAAATCCTCACACTGACTCACTTTATGTTCCTCTAACCCTTGTGATAGTTTGTTGGAAATTTGTTCTAGCTCTGTCACCATCTCCTGTGTCTCTCCAGGGGTGCAGAGACTAATTACTATTGAGTCGTGATTTTCTGCTCTGGTCGCATTAGCTGTTTCAGTACTTTGAGGTGTTTGGTTTTCCTGCAGAGCTCCAGACTCCTGCATATCCATGTCTATATCCTCTTCAGGTTCTGCCCTTGGTGCCTTTTTATTCTGCACAAGGGGGCCGTATCTTATGGCTGCACCTGTGTCGCCCAGCATCTCGGACTCAGTGACCCCCTCATCACATGAATTGGCAGGATCCGGGTCGTGCCACGTCAGGGGCTTTGTATCCATGGAGACAAATCTGCTGATGTAAAAGGCTCGGAGCAGTCGGGATATTCGGCCTTCAGCCAGTCAGTCTGAGTGAAAGCAACAGAGCACAGAGGAGAATGCAGAACCACACATTTAATTAATGCAGTACAGCAACAAACATGGCCGGTTATTTGTTGTTCATTCACAGTGACTTGTTATTGTACAAAACAAATCAACATACTGACATCGGTTGTGTTTATTGATTTATATGGCACTGCTGCAGGtagttaattgattttttttttatgttaatctTTACTTGCTGCTATACTAGCCATCAGAGCTAACATAATAGCACTAGGGTCTACACCAAATCATACCATCTGTATACCTTTGAGAAATTTTGGACATGCTACTACTACCAACAAAAACAGCACTGAATGAgggtacatacagggtggggaagcaaaatttacaatattttgaggcagggattgaaagacagtgtatgaccaattagtttattgaaagacatgagaatttaaatttttaaaatcatattttactgcatttctaacggtcttgttgtctacctcaagttcaattgccatttttcttatggatttggttggatcctttaggattttggatttgagagctttaataaaagctttggtacgttttttgttgcttcctccacttccagactttctcgtaatagttttgctcatagtcattctcttctttacattataaacagtctttatggacactccaactatttttgaaatctcctttggtgtgacgagtgcattcagcaaatcacacactctttggcgtttgctttcttgattactcatatgggcaaaagtttctgaaaaggtatggataatagtgttaggtatgattatgacatca from Sphaeramia orbicularis chromosome 1, fSphaOr1.1, whole genome shotgun sequence includes these protein-coding regions:
- the misp3 gene encoding uncharacterized protein misp3: MDTKPLTWHDPDPANSCDEGVTESEMLGDTGAAIRYGPLVQNKKAPRAEPEEDIDMDMQESGALQENQTPQSTETANATRAENHDSIVISLCTPGETQEMVTELEQISNKLSQGLEEHKVSQCEDFFPPPPPLGVLSPEECPEKGFSIDGDVAEWISDTDIITDPTDDLVSSDSQCGQEWQTDQFTEPINGAVDSEEMIQDSETAEETAVLLSSLPDGFTDSKPESNLSAPGTNSTAHQFPPERNDFNDLHIVSSPPYADESEEEEEVKFTLCQLQSGAEDISSSFFDSTEQDFAATVPAFPIDNQQEELSPQSRCKPAPRGANQEVAQQVLSQGSPPLSTVAMELSNQDGLGAQGSGCAVAVREGNSRAGQRTEGESQQTGGEEGQTESGLETDKAAGQKPTRGLLKPSKSVHTQEPKEEKHKCVSFKCSRMESDSCDDSQSDSGVSADFSPCSTLESSTTIPKGSPATVLKETPIEREIRRAIEREHSLRRSRGLPNRPTSPEYVEIPLRKAVLCQSSTAKSERSQGKDREYAGKKMQHEIHEEVRREDDLVKLGKVPGFYDKGTVRLLKERKQLFEAFQKPSESTLAILPKCKALSWSSASDHPTLEVQEDLSSQASHGQRSKELLSPTQNPNSDNGSASTNPPARGPSFSEGTNCPVIILENNQHYHNKTEAITAPDSSAPFVSGGCGSGITVIVQEKEEDEEEEGKDLVPKENPFFKLRSSAALVKVEQDIREAQERERELRKQRINLYGDTRGTKGDQGGGGGGEGGGGGGRPASMEAQSNTLSTSSLNGLAVPDLPGPSQSGVTRPPAAHQSVGKLGVWPPASAGEKKISQPEVPHSPRTPRQKTPLVQRWESGLINGHNPEDN